From Rutidosis leptorrhynchoides isolate AG116_Rl617_1_P2 chromosome 3, CSIRO_AGI_Rlap_v1, whole genome shotgun sequence, a single genomic window includes:
- the LOC139897620 gene encoding uncharacterized protein, translated as MHILVTVSSLYIKNKNMRSISEITTSSTSKIITESVNSFTSSSPSSSEPVYVNYALLSALVAFALAQSIKVFTTRYKEHRWDLKQLVGSGGMPSSHSATVTALAVAVGLQEGIGSSTFAITLILACIVMYDATGVRLHAGRQAEVLNQIVYELPAEHPLAESRPLRELLGHTPPQVVAGGLLGTMTASIIYLISLSGSNA; from the exons ATGCACATATTAGTAACAGTTTCtagtttatatattaaaaataaaaatatgagatCAATAAGTGAAATAACAACCTCATCAACTTCAAAGATAATTACGGAATCAGTTAATTCGTTCacttcatcatcaccttcatctTCAGAACCTGTTTATGTGAATTATGCTTTACTTTCTGCACTTGTCGCGTTCGCACTTGCGCAATCGATCAAGGTTTTCACCACGAG GTATAAGGAACACCGATGGGATCTTAAGCAACTGGTTGGATCTGGTGGTATGCCATCATCGCATTCTGCAACCGTCACTGCTCTTGCCGTTGCTGTTGGTTTACAAGAAGGCATTGGCAGTTCAACTTTTGCAATCACACTCATTTTAGCTTGTATT GTCATGTATGATGCAACTGGTGTACGATTACATGCTGGCCGACAAGCGGAG GTTCTGAATCAGATTGTTTATGAACTACCTGCTGAACATCCCTTGGCTGAGAGTAGGCCATTACGTGAACTTCTTGGCCACACGCCTCCTCAG GTTGTCGCTGGTGGGTTGCTGGGAACGATGACAGCATCCATCATTTACTTAATCTCGCTTTCTGGTAGTAATGCTTGA
- the LOC139901278 gene encoding uncharacterized protein — protein sequence MGKNYHEYLWVGGGLDTNFSCMNIPGRTIWKEIIKAGKMADDTGASFSSSFSKKLGNGNTILFWDEIWCGSERLGDTFHRLYMLESNKDATVADRIINVNSTSTSNWCWVRPPRGRALNEILELNNLISSVTLTDQSDSWKFNLDSTGIYTTKTLSQIINNLKLGIHASAILIQRNKFTPQKVNFFAWRVIQRKIPIRVELDKRGIDLDTILCPLCDTDTETIDHTFVTCPKTSQIRELILTWWSQAITSITNLGDVIINNQSFTSNNIGSSLWQATKWIVCYIIWKHRNLKVLLKKEWSPATIVSEIQTQSYSWISKRSKKKKPIEWQQWLINPSSYVVTSSHRVGVG from the coding sequence ATGGGTAAAAATTATCACGAGTATTTATGGGTTGGGGGAGGGCTCGATACTAACTTTTCTTGCATGAACATCCCTGGACGCACGATTTGGAAAGAAATCATAAAAGCAGGAAAAATGGCGGACGATACAGGTGCTTCATTCTCATCTTCGTTCTCCAAAAAACTCGGAAACGGTAACACTATATTGTTTTGGGACGAAATCTGGTGCGGCTCTGAACGTTTAGGTGACACTTTTCATAGGCTTTATATGCTCGAGTCCAACAAGGATGCGACTGTTGCTGATAGAATTATAAATGTTAATTCTACGTCAACTAGTAACTGGTGTTGGGTTAGGCCACCTAGAGGGCGTGCTCTTAATGAAATTCTGGAACTAAATAACCTTATCTCATCCGTAACACTCACCGACCAATCGGATTCATGGAAATTCAATCTCGATTCTACAGGCATTTACACTACCAAGACATTATCTCAAATAATTAATAATCTAAAACTTGGTATACACGCTTCCGCCATTTTGATACAACGCAACAAATTCACTCCACAAAAAGTCAACTTTTTTGCGTGGAGAGTCATACAAAGAAAGATTCCGATACGGGTAGAACTAGATAAAAGAGGCATCGACCTTGACACCATCTTATGCCCTCTTTGCGACACGGACACTGAAACCATCGATCATACATTCGTAACTTGTCCCAAAACATCTCAAATTCGGGAGCTCATACTAACTTGGTGGAGTCAAGCTATCACTTCCATCACCAATCTTGGCGATGTCATAATCAATAATCAAAGTTTCACCTCTAACAACATCGGATCTTCTTTGTGGCAAGCTACCAAATGGATCGTGTGCTACATTATTTGGAAACATAGGAATTTAAAAGTCTTGTTGAAAAAAGAATGGTCTCCCGCAACAATCGTCTCTGAAATCCAAACACAAAGCTACAGTTGGATCTCCAAACGATCTAAAAAAAAGAAACCTATCGAATGGCAACAATGGCTTATCAATCCTTCTTCTTATGTCGTGACTTCTTCACATAGAGTTGGAGTTGGTTAA